Proteins found in one Oryza glaberrima chromosome 4, OglaRS2, whole genome shotgun sequence genomic segment:
- the LOC127772068 gene encoding uncharacterized protein LOC127772068: protein MNIRSIPRSSWCQPKSRNNCYSVSEMRAPPLPPLPAARTGFSDLQPELMGEIHGRLSFVDRLAFAAASSATSLDAFKPEPPWLVIPGDTPGTATVFSLADRRSAAVRAWRPAMWDSVIIGSSGGWIVTADERGWMRLANPVTGEQGDLPAITTMLFINTTSPGGHHFIMDMEPFVHIRYRGELESWMYPYDTVTHIAADDMWLSFYRKVVLSASPRPGDAAMLLLDDYFGTPAFATAEDSRWRVAPSRDGVEDAIHHGGKFLSVTYTGIVEAWERDGVSGEFTSNVVTTRMADGGDDHRKYLAAAPDGRLMIVLKNTKRMKQQNHFKVQVFDEMTQRWEAAEDIGELAILVGVNSSLCVSTAKHPEINAGCVYYTNDDMWEASMRRDFWCSNRKPNVGAYSLKDGKAMSIPGLGEHLSWPPPAWFTPSFPR, encoded by the coding sequence ATGAATATTCGATCAATCCCACGCTCCTCCTGGTGCCAGCCCAAATCTCGGAATAATTGTTACAGCGTCTCGGAGATGCgcgcgccgccgttgccgccgctgccggcggcgaggaccggCTTCTCCGATCTCCAGCCGGAGCTGATGGGCGAGATCCACGGGCGCCTCAGCTTCGTCGACCGCCTCGCCttcgcggccgcctcctccgccacgtcACTCGACGCGTTCAAGCCGGAGCCGCCGTGGCTGGTCATCCCTGGCGACACGCCGGGCACCGCCACGGTCTTCtccctcgccgaccgccgctccgccgccgtgcgTGCCTGGAGACCCGCGATGTGGGACAGCGTCATCATCGGCTCCTCCGGCGGCTGGATCGTGACAGCCGACGAGCGGGGGTGGATGCGCCTCGCCAACCCCGTCACCGGCGAGCAGGGCGACCTCCCGGCCATCACCACCATGCTCTTCATCAACACCACCTCGCCGGGGGGTCATCACTTCATCATGGACATGGAACCCTTCGTCCACATCCGGTACAGAGGCGAGCTCGAATCGTGGATGTACCCGTACGACACGGTCACGcacatcgccgccgacgacatgTGGCTCTCGTTCTACCGCAAGGTCGTCctctccgcctcgccgcgccccggcgacgccgccatGCTCCTCTTGGACGACTACTTCGGCACGCCGGCGTTCGCCACGGCGGAGGACAGCCGGTGGAGGGTCGCGCCCTcgcgcgacggcgtcgaggacgcGATCCACCACGGGGGCAAGTTCTTGTCCGTCACGTACACCGGCATCGTGGAGGCGTGGGAACGCGACGGTGTATCCGGCGAGTTCACAAGCAACGTGGTGACCACAAGGATGGCTGACGGCGGTGACGACCACCGGAAGtacctggcggcggcgccggacggGCGGCTGATGATCGTGCTCAAGAACACCAAGCGCATGAAGCAACAAAACCACTTCAAGGtgcaggtgttcgacgaaatgacACAACGGTGGGAAGCGGCGGAGGACATCGGCGAGCTCGCTATCCTCGTCGGCGTCAACAGCTCGCTGTGCGTGTCGACGGCGAAACACCCGGAGATCAACGCCGGATGCGTGTACTACACCAACGACGACATGTGGGAGGCCTCGATGCGGAGAGACTTCTGGTGCAGCAACAGAAAGCCGAACGTGGGGGCGTACAGCCTCAAAGACGGCAAGGCGATGAGCATCCCGGGGCTCG
- the LOC127769381 gene encoding uncharacterized protein LOC127769381: MAGEGWAMDIIWHVLVLAWNTIGDVWNGWSMEILLGASFLMQLVLAFSAGFRWRGDSNKLRNVIWLFYVGGDYVATLALGHLSVSGTSGKRRLVAFWAPFFLLHLGGPDSITAYELEDNQLSARYVLELVLRVAGAVYIVYKSISGSWALVPAAWLMLLVGVAKYTEKTLALHGANLANVRRSVERQQHRHHIGGGSHHSPKLAFATDDNDDALVMKAHTLFNICKNSLVDSSVETESTSPSTDSAAAQTREALFDLRWKELFRVMEIELSLMYDFLYTKAAVIHTWHGYCIRALSPLAITVSLVLVELSNEGGRRHKRSDIVITRVLLVATFLLELASLLRALSSTWTGFLLHSKLRPGWIRHEVLCMRRWHRFHSAITSLGRPAKAQAHRQWLGKMGQLNMLQLVITQKELERPAPKGGQYWDKEYQRCSNETMIPEDVKKLVSELVSGQLRALRHLMKEVVAQEGADALSEGGNLLRMAVYLRKKRGQQALKKGKLFEELRWSLGDELQLGILTWHIATNMFLLLSGKAAKAKGECAGDEGPKVCAIMTLSNYMMYLLAVRPYMLPGLVTRKLIELTCEELAQIWSKHQAAPAAVDDLESSSSPSFCNVRVFMRSKFSQRHNRWRVSTRLSHGREEEELANMFKGRDNDAALNKYLSRGIDVAEKLLDLEDKRKGEEMDMVQVILEVWVEMLFYASYQCSKESHAKQLSQGGELTTIVWLMAEHAGLFLVNKTTKGVEEANWRTRKENKKKEAGTSDATVNKLS; the protein is encoded by the coding sequence ATGGCGGGAGAAGGATGGGCGATGGACATCATTTGGCATGTGTTGGTACTTGCCTGGAACACAATTGGTGATGTTTGGAATGGCTGGTCAATGGAGATCCTGCTCGGCGCCAGCTTCCTGATGCAGCTTGTGCTGGCCTTCTCTGCCGGGTTCCGTTGGCGCGGGGACTCCAACAAGCTACGCAACGTCATCTGGCTCTTCTACGTAGGCGGCGACTATGTGGCGACGCTCGCACTCGGCCACCTCTCTGTAAGTGGCACATCTGGCAAGCGTCGTCTTGTCGCGTTCTGGGCACCCTTCTTCCTGCTGCACCTCGGCGGCCCCGACAGCATCACCGCCTATGAGCTCGAGGACAACCAGCTGTCGGCGCGCTATGTGCTGGAGCTCGTACTGCGAGTCGCTGGAGCGGTGTACATCGTCTACAAGTCCATTTCCGGTAGCTGGGCCTTGGTCCCTGCGGCCTGGCTGATGCTCCTTGTCGGCGTGGCCAAGTATACGGAGAAGACGTTGGCGCTCCACGGCGCCAACCTGGCCAATGTCCGGAGATCCGTAGAGAGGCAGCAGCACCGTCATCACATAGGAGGTGGCAGCCACCATTCTCCGAAGCTCGCGTTTGCGACAGATGACAATGATGACGCCCTTGTGATGAAGGCTCACACCCTGTTCAACATCTGCAAGAACTCCTTGGTGGACTCGTCGGTGGAGACAGAGTCCACATCTCCTTCCACCGACAGTGCTGCTGCTCAAACCAGAGAAGCGTTGTTCGATCTAAGGTGGAAAGAGCTGTTCAGGGTGATGGAGATAGAGCTCTCCCTCATGTATGACTTCCTCTACACCAAGGCCGCTGTGATCCACACCTGGCACGGCTACTGCATCCGTGCGTTGTCGCCACTGGCGATCACCGTGTCACTGGTTCTGGTCGAGCTGAGCAATgagggcggccgccgccacaaGCGATCGGACATTGTCATCACCCGTGTCCTTCTGGTGGCCACCTTCCTCCTTGAGTTGGCGTCGCTGCTCAGGGCTCTCAGCTCGACATGGACCGGCTTCTTGCTGCATAGCAAGCTGCGACCTGGTTGGATTCGCCATGAAGTCCTGTGCATGAGACGGTGGCATCGTTTCCATAGCGCCATCACGTCCCTTGGCCGGCCTGCCAAGGCGCAAGCTCACCGGCAGTGGTTAGGCAAGATGGGGCAGCTCAACATGTTGCAGCTGGTCATCACCCAGAAGGAGCTAGAGCGACCGGCGCCAAAGGGTGGTCAGTACTGGGACAAGGAATATCAGCGATGCTCAAATGAAACCATGATCCCAGAAGATGTCAAGAAACTGGTTTCCGAGCTTGTCAGCGGTCAGTTGAGGGCGTTAAGGCATTTAATGAAAGAGGTGGTGGCTCAAGAAGGGGCGGATGCGTTGTCAGAGGGCGGTAATTTGCTGAGGATGGCAGTCTacttgaggaagaagaggggtcAGCAGGCGCTAAAAAAGGGCAAATTGTTCGAGGAACTCCGGTGGAGCCTTGGCGATGAGCTCCAGCTAGGCATCCTCACATGGCACATTGCCACCAACATGTTCCTCTTGTTGTCCGGCAAAGCTGCCAAGGCGAAGGGTGAATGCGCCGGTGACGAAGGACCGAAGGTGTGTGCAATCATGACACTGTCCAACTACATGATGTACCTTCTCGCCGTTCGCCCTTACATGCTGCCGGGCCTGGTCACCCGCAAGCTTATCGAACTGACCTGTGAGGAATTGGCCCAGATTTGGTCCAAACATCAGGCAGCACCTGCTGCCGTCGATGACCTAGAGTCGTCGTCTTCTCCAAGCTTCTGCAATGTTAGGGTCTTCATGCGGAGCAAATTCTCCCAGCGGCACAATCGTTGGCGAGTTTCTACCAGGCTCAGTCACGgcagggaagaggaggagcttGCTAATATGTTCAAAGGAAGGGACAATGACGCTGCCCTTAACAAATATCTCTCTCGTGGAATCGATGTCGCCGAGAAACTGCTCGACCTAGAAGACAAACGCAAGGGGGAGGAGATGGACATGGTTCAAGTGATCCTGGAGGTGTGGGTGGAAATGCTGTTCTACGCGAGCTACCAGTGCAGCAAGGAGTCCCATGCCAAGCAGCTGAGCCAGGGGGGCGAGTTGACGACCATCGTGTGGCTCATGGCAGAACACGCCGGCCTATTCCTTGTCAACAAAACCACAAAGGGAGTTGAAGAGGCTAACTGGAGGACCAGGAAAGAGAATAAGAAAAAAGAGGCCGGAACGTCTGATGCTACAGTTAACAAGCTAAGTTAA
- the LOC127771961 gene encoding uncharacterized protein LOC127771961 translates to MAGDGRWVMDIIWHTLLLGGDAVGNLWSSWSMEILLGVSFAAQLVLTVTAGFRWRSASAALRRVIWLFYVGADFVATTALGHLSVSGTAGKRRLVAFWAPFFLLHLGGPDSITAYELEDNQLSARYVLELVLRVAGAVYIVYKSTSGSRALISASWLMLFVGMAKYAEKTMALRRANLASVRSAVERERRRQRHRTEGGGRRPPKLVFAGDDDDGALVMKAHALFHICKNSMVDSSVETASNTYDAAAAADTKETLFQLEWPQLFRVMEMELSLMYDFLYTKAAVIYTWHGYAIRAVSPVFTAVSMVLVELSNAPGHHRRSDVVITRLLLVATFLLETASLLRAVGSSWTGFLLHRGLRHGWIRHEALCASRWLRFHHAMASIGRIANSQAHRKWCGKMGQLSVLQLITGGGRERRQDDRSWDKECARYSEKNTMVIPAEVKEVVFRRVRQQLLDLRARMNREAADMDLRKMAANLRTKRGQLALQGRNLLGELRWSLGDELQLGILTWHVATEIYLLLSGRTAAAAVARLVRTIRTLSDYMMYLLAVRPDMLPGLVTRKLFELTCDDLARVWSKHQAAAAAATGGSAPRKFFRLRRVSPRISDMRSWEEEELAKMLIDQWRRGRDDDTGGVGGGVALNKYLSRGVELAVKLLDLEREGKADMVQVILEVWVDMVFYASYRCSKEAHAKQLSQGGELTTVLWLVAEHVGLFLVGKTGRGVEEDNWRRRKDAKRGR, encoded by the coding sequence ATGGCGGGGGACGGCAGATGGGTGATGGATATCATTTGGCACACGCTGTtgctcggcggcgacgccgtgggCAACCTCTGGAGCAGCTGGTCGATGGAGATCCTGCTCGGCGTCAGCTTCGCGGCGCAGCTGGTGCTCACCGTCACCGCCGGGTTCCGGTGGcgcagcgcctccgccgcgctgcgccgcgTCATCTGGCTCTTCTACGTCGGCGCCGACTTCGTGGCGACCACCGCGCTGGGGCACCTCTCCGTCAGCGGCACGGCCGGCAAGCGCCGGCTCGTCGCGTTCTGGGCGCCCTTCTTCCTGCTCCACCTCGGCGGGCCCGACAGCATCACCGCCTACGAGCTCGAGGACAACCAGCTGTCCGCGCGCTACGTGCTCGAGCTCGTCCTCCGCGTCGCCGGAGCTGTGTACATCGTCTACAAGTCCACCTCCGGCAGCCGGGCCTTGATCTCGGCGTCCTGGCTGATGCTCTTCGTCGGCATGGCCAAGTACGCcgagaagacgatggcgcttcGCCGCGCCAACCTGGCCAGCGTCCGGAGCGCCGTGGAGAGGGagcgccgccggcagcgccacCGTACGGAAGGTGGCGGCCGGCGTCCCCCCAAGCTCGTGTttgccggagacgacgacgatggcgcccTTGTGATGAAGGCTCACGCGCTGTTCCACATCTGCAAGAACTCCATGGTGGACTCGTCGGTGGAGACGGCGTCGAACACctacgacgcggcggcggcggccgacacCAAGGAGACCCTCTTCCAGCTCGAGTGGCCGCAGCTGTTCAGGGTGATGGAGATGGAGCTCTCGCTCATGTACGACTTCCTCTACACCAAGGCCGCCGTCATCTACACCTGGCACGGCTACGCCATCCGCGCCGTGTCGCCGGTGTTCACCGCCGTCTCGATGGTCCTCGTCGAGCTCAGCAACGCCCCCGGCCACCACCGGCGATCCGACGTCGTCATCACCCGCCTCCTGCTCGTCGCCACCTTCCTCCTCGAGACGGCGTCGCTGCTCAGAGCCGTCGGGTCGTCATGGACGGGATTCTTGCTGCACCGCGGCCTCCGACACGGCTGGATTCGCCATGAAGCCCTGTGCGCGAGCCGGTGGCTTCGGTTCCATCACGCGATGGCCTCCATCGGCCGGATCGCCAACTCACAAGCTCACCGGAAATGGTGCGGCAAGATGGGCCAGCTCAGCGTGCTGCAgctcatcaccggcggcggcagagagCGTCGTCAAGATGATCGGTCATGGGACAAGGAATGCGCGCGATACTCGGAGAAGAACACGATGGTGATCCCTGCTGAGGTGAAGGAGGTGGTCTTCCGGCGAGTGAGGCAGCAGCTGCTCGACCTGAGGGCAAGGATGAACAgggaggcggcggacatggACCTGAGGAAGATGGCGGCGAACCTGAGGACGAAGAGGGGCCAGCTCGCGCTGCAGGGCCGCAACCTTCTCGGCGAACTCCGGTGGAGcctcggcgacgagctccaGCTGGGCATCCTCACGTGGCACGTCGCCACCGAGATCTACCTCTTGCTGTCCGGgaggaccgccgccgccgccgtagcacGGCTGGTGAGGACGATCAGGACGCTGTCCGACTACATGATGTACCTCCTCGCCGTCCGCCCCGACATGCTCCCCGGACTCGTCACCCGCAAGCTGTTCGAGCTCACCTGCGACGACCTGGCCCGGGTTTGGTCCAAACatcaggccgccgccgccgccgccaccggcggcagcgcgccgaGGAAATTCTTCCGGCTGCGGCGAGTGTCTCCAAGAATCAGCGACATGAGGagctgggaggaggaggagctcgccaaGATGCTGATCGACCAATGGCGGCGCGGACGGGACGACGacaccggcggcgtcggcggcggagttgCGCTAAACAAGTACCTGTCTCGCGGCGTGGAGCTCGCCGTGAAACTGCTGGAcctggagagggaggggaaggcgGACATGGTGCAGGTGATCCTGGAGGTTTGGGTGGACATGGTGTTCTACGCGAGCTACCGGTGCAGCAAGGAGGCGCACGCCAAGCAGCTCAGCCAGGGCGGCGAGCTCACCACCGTCCTGTGGCTCGTCGCCGAGCACGTCGGCCTCTTCCTCGTCGGCAAAACCGGCAGGGGAGTTGAAGAGGAtaactggaggaggaggaaagatGCTAAACGAGGGCGCTGA
- the LOC127772016 gene encoding uncharacterized protein LOC127772016 — translation MDTPPPMQSDAAAPAAAVDFSNLTTDLVIDIHGRLAFVDRLAVGAVFGAAGHAVKPEAPWLVLPGETPETSRLYSVADRRVAAARAPDPAMRGCCVVGSSGGWVVTADARARLHMANPVTGEQHELPAITTCPFFYVSNPTWPLFHVNILQDQLVRVRYGGGEKVPAARLPLCTLVADQMRGWVYRKVILSASPRPGAYAAMLLLDVDRHRGNPAFATSDDPAWRVAPSSDGVEDAIHHRGKFYSITYSGVVEEWDRRGGDGVFTSRAVSPKLPAITGGSGGHHHRRYLVAAPGSGELMVVTKSFKVVETGERYMDSERRVCFTVQVLDDGGGEGGRWRRAASIGQAAVFVGASSNSVCVSTKAHPELRPDCVYFAADELVKGPFRRDDDDGFHSYRGCDDKKRVVGVYSLKDGGRAEGLPELGDHATWPPPAWFTPLI, via the coding sequence ATGGatacgccgccgccgatgcaatctgacgcggcggcgccggccgccgccgtcgacttcTCCAACCTCACGACGGATCTGGTCATCGACATCCACGGCCGCCTCGCGTTCGTCGaccgcctcgccgtcggcgcggtcttcggcgccGCGGGCCACGCGGTGAAGCCGGAGGCGCCATGGCTGGTCCTCCCCGGCGAGACCCCCGAGACGAGCCGTCTCTACTCCGTCGCCGAcaggcgcgtcgccgccgcgcgcgccccggACCCGGCGATGCGCGGGTGCTGCGTCGTCGGCTCCTCCGGCGGGTGGGTGGTCACCGCCGACGCGAGGGCGCGGCTGCACATGGCGAACCCGGTCACCGGCGAGCAGCACGAGCTCCCGGCGATCACGACGTGCCCCTTCTTCTACGTCTCCAACCCGACATGGCCACTCTTCCATGTCAACATCCTGCAGGACCAGCTCGTCCGCGTccgctacggcggcggcgagaaggtcccggcggcgaggctgcCGCTGTGCACGCTCGTCGCCGACCAGATGCGCGGGTGGGTGTACCGCAAGGTGATCctctccgcctcgccgcggccgggCGCGTACGCCGCCATGCTCCTCCTCGACGTCGACCGCCACCGGGGCAACCCGGCGTTCGCGACGTCCGACGACCCGGCGTGGCGGGTCGCCCCGTCGTCGGACGGCGTCGAGGACGCCATCCACCACCGCGGCAAGTTCTACTCCATCACCTACTCCGGCGTCGTCGAGGAGTGggaccgccgcggcggcgacggcgtgttCACCAGCAGGGCGGTGTCGCCGAAGCTGCCGGCCAtcaccggcggcagcggcggccaccaccaccgcaggtacctcgtggcggcgccggggagCGGCGAGCTGATGGTGGTGACGAAATCATTCAAGGTGGTGGAGACCGGGGAGCGCTACATGGACAGCGAGAGGCGGGTGTGCTTCACGGTGCAggtgctcgacgacggcggcggcgagggggggaggtggaggagggcggcgagcaTCGGGCAGGCGGCGGTGTTCGTCGGAGCGAGCAGCAACTCGGTGTGCGTGTCGACGAAGGCGCACCCGGAGCTCAGGCCGGACTGCGTCTacttcgccgccgacgagctggtCAAGGGCCCCTTCCgcagggacgacgacgacgggttCCACAGCTACCGCGGCTGCGACGACAAGAAGAGGGTCGTCGGCGTTTACAGCCTCAAGGACGGCGGCCGGGCGGAGGGGTTGCCGGAGCTCGGGGACCACGCcacctggccgccgccggcgtggttCACGCCATTGATTTAA